A region from the Medicago truncatula cultivar Jemalong A17 chromosome 6, MtrunA17r5.0-ANR, whole genome shotgun sequence genome encodes:
- the LOC25480002 gene encoding putative pentatricopeptide repeat-containing protein At1g12700, mitochondrial — translation MLLLSSSRFRSSSSSNFTFLIIPFLRTRLYSHSRSVPNHVHDAVSSFHHMIRMNPTPSIIEFNKILGSLVKSNNNHYTTAISLFHQLEFNGIIPDIVTLSILINCYCHLGQMNFAFSIFGNILKMGFQPNTVTLNTLVKGMCLNGKVKEALHFHDHVIALGFPLNQVTYGTLINGLCKMGKTTEALQVLRKIDGKLVNTDVVMYSTIIDSLCKEILVTEAYELYSQMIVKKISPNVVTLSSLIYGFCIVGQLKKAFRLFHEMLLTNIHPNVYTFNILVDALCKEGNVKGAMNLLAVMMKEGVIPDVVTYNSIMDGHCLVMSHLLT, via the coding sequence ATGTTGTTGTTATCATCATCCAGGTttcgttcttcttcttcttctaatttCACCTTTCTTATTATTCCCTTCTTAAGAACAAGACTATACTCTCACTCTAGATCTGTTCCCAATCATGTTCATGATGCTGTTTCCTCATTCCACCATATGATTCGTATGAATCCTACCCCATCCATCATCGAATTTAACAAGATTTTAGGTTCCCTTGTTAAGTCTAACAATAACCATTACACCACTGCTATTTCTCTTTTTCACCAATTAGAATTCAACGGAATTATTCCTGATATTGTTACTTTGAGTATCTTGATCAATTGTTACTGTCATCTTGGTCAAATGAATTTTGCCTTTTCTATATTTGGCAATATTCTTAAGATGGGTTTTCAGCCAAATACCGTCACCTTGAATACACTTGTCAAAGGTATGTGTCTTAACGGTAAAGTCAAGGAAGCTCTACACTTTCACGACCATGTGATTGCACTTGGATTTCCCTTGAACCAAGTTACTTATGGTACTTTGATCAATGGCTTGTGTAAAATGGGAAAAACAACTGAAGCCTTACAAGTGTTGAGAAAGATTGATGGGAAATTGGTTAACACTGATGTGGTAATGTATAGCACAATCATTGATAGTTTGTGTAAAGAGATATTGGTGACTGAGGCTTATGAGTTATATTCTCAAATGATTGTAAAGAAAATTTCTCCCAATGTTGTTACTTTGAGCTCTCTAATATATGGATTTTGCATTGTTGGTCAACTGAAAAAAGCATTTCGTTTGTTCCATGAAATGCTATTGACAAACATCCACCCAAAtgtttatacttttaatatattGGTTGATGCTCTTTGTAAGGAAGGAAATGTGAAAGGAGCTATGAATCTGTTAGCCGTTATGATGAAAGAAGGTGTAATACCGGATGTAGTTACCTACAATTCAATAATGGATGGACATTGCctagtgatgagtcatttattgact
- the LOC25480001 gene encoding LOW QUALITY PROTEIN: pentatricopeptide repeat-containing protein At1g62914, mitochondrial (The sequence of the model RefSeq protein was modified relative to this genomic sequence to represent the inferred CDS: deleted 2 bases in 1 codon), producing the protein MINGFCKIKMVDEALSLFYEMHCRRFAPNTITYSSLIDGLCKAGRFSCAWELVDEMHDNGQPPNIFTYNSLINSLCKNYQVDKAIALVNKIKDQGIQPDMFAYNILIDGLCKGGRLQNVGTSQQKRRRIANTQIRSSPHNHNLGEMTFAFSIFAKILKLGHHPTTITFNTLINGMCLNGKIKEALHFHDHMLAHEFHLNQVTYATLINGLCKMGKTTEALQFLRKIDGKLVNTNVIMHNTIIDSLCKEKLVTEAYELYSQMIVKKISPDVVTFNSLIYGFCVVGQLIEAFGLFHEMVLKNINPNVYTFNILVDALCKEGNVKGAKNLLAMMMKQGVIPNVILYSSIMDGYCLVNEVNKAKHVLSTITQMGVPPDAQSYNIMINGFCKIKMVNEAFSLFNEMRCRGISPNTVTYSSLIDGLCKLGRISYAWELVDEMRDNGQQPDICTYNSLIDALCKNHHVDQGIQLDMYTYNILIDGLCKQGRLKDAQVIFQDLLIKGYNLTVWTYTIMINGLCLEGLLDEAEALLSKMEDNGCVPDAVTCETIIRALFENDKNERAEKLLREMIVRGLL; encoded by the exons ATGATTAATGGATTCTGTAAGATTAAAATGGTCGACGAAGCCTTGAGTCTCTTTTATGAAATGCATTGCAGAAGATTTGCTCCTAATACGATAACTTACAGTTCGCTCATTGATGGTTTGTGCAAAGCTGGGAGATTCTCTTGTGCTTGGGAGCTTGTTGATGAGATGCATGATAATGGCCAACCACCCAATATATTCACTTACAATTCTTTAATAAATTCTTTATGCAAAAACTATCAGGTTGACAAGGCTATTGCATTAGTTAATAAAATCAAAGATCAAGGGATTCAACCAGATATGTTCGCGTATAATATACTTATCGATGGACTATGCAAAGGAGGACGACTTCAGAAT GTAGGAACTTCACAACAGAAGAGGAGGAGAATTGCTAATACACAAATTAGGTCATCACCCCACAACCATAACCTAGGTGAGATGACTTTTGCCTTTTCTATATTTGCTAAGATTCTCAAATTAGGTCATCACCCCACAACCATAACCTTCAATACACTTATCAATGGTATGTGTCTTAACGGTAAGATCAAGGAAGCTTTGCACTTTCACGATCATATGCTTGCACATGAATTTCACTTGAACCAAGTTACTTATGCTACATTGATCAATGGCTTGTGTAAAATGGGGAAAACAACAGAAGCCTTACAATTTTTAAGAAAGATTGATGGGAAATTGGTTAACACTAATGTGATAATGCACAACACAATTATTGATAGTTTGTGTAAAGAGAAATTGGTGACCGAGGCTTATGAGTTATATTCTCAAATGATTGTAAAGAAAATTTCTCCTGATGTTGTcactttcaattctttaatctATGGATTTTGCGTTGTTGGTCAATTGATAGAAGCATTTGGTTTGTTCCATGAAATGGTATTGAAAAACATCAACCCAAATGTGTATACTTTTAATATATTGGTTGATGCTCTTTGTAAGGAAGGAAATGTGAAAGGAGCTAAGAATCTGTTAGCCATGATGATGAAACAAGGTGTAATACCGAATGTTATATTA TACAGTTCAATAATGGATGGATATTGCCTAGTTAATGAAGTCAATAAGGCCAAACATGTTTTAAGCACTATTACTCAAATGGGAGTGCCTCCTGATGCTCAGAGCTATAATATCATGATTAATGGATTTTGTAAGATTAAAATGGTCAATGAAGCCTTCAGTCTCTTTAATGAAATGCGTTGCCGAGGAATTTCTCCCAATACAGTAACTTACAGTTCTCTCATTGATGGTTTGTGCAAATTAGGTAGAATCTCCTATGCTTGGGAGCTTGTTGATGAGATGCGTGACAATGGTCAACAACCTGACATATGCACTTACAATTCTTTAATAGATGCATTATGCAAAAACCATCATGTTGACCAAGGCATTCAACTAGACATGTACACATACAATATACTTATTGATGGACTATGCAAGCAAGGAAGGCTTAAGGATGCACAAGTGATTTTTCAGGATCTTTTGATTAAAGGCTACAATTTAACAGTCTGGACATATACTATTATGATCAATGGTCTTTGTTTAGAGGGTTTGCTCGATGAAGCTGAGGCCCTGCTGTCAAAAATGGAAGACAATGGATGTGTTCCTGATGCTGTAACTTGTGAAACAATTATTCGTGCTCTCTTTGAAAATGATAAGAACGAAAGGGCAGAGAAACTACTACGTGAAATGATTGTTAGAGGTCTACTGTAA